The Sphingopyxis sp. YR583 DNA segment TTTTTCTATGTCACGAAAAAGAACCCGCGCACGATGACCGAAAAAATGTCGGTGCGTAAGTATGACCCGCGTGTCCGCAAGCACGTCGAGTTCAAGGAAGCCAAGATCAAGTGATGTATTTCCCCATGCGCTGAACGCGCGTGGGGTGGAAATGCATCATCCCGGCGAATGCCGGGATCCAGAAGGGCGGCCGCGTGCCGCCCTTTTTCGTGTCCGCGTCAGGCATCGCGCAGCGGCCGGCGCGCGACATCATTTTCAATGATGTGCCGGATCGTGATCAGCGTCTTGAACGAATGGACGCCCTTGTCCTCGCTCAGCGCCCGGCGCGTAAAGCTGTCATATTCCTCCATCGACCCGATCTGAACCTTCAACAGAAAGTCGTCGTCGCCGGTTACGTCCCACGCCCCTGTTATTTCGGGATGGCGGGCAATCTCGCGCGCGAAAGCGTCCATGGTCTGCGGCCCCGCCTGTTGCATCCGAACGAGGATGTGCATGGTGAGCGCCGATCCGGTCAGCGCCGGATCGACCACCGCGATATCCGCAATGATCACCTTCTCCTCGCGCAGGCGGCGCAGGCGGCGGAGCACAGCAGACAGTGACAGTCCGACCTTCTCGGCGAGGATTCGCGCGGGCTGGAGATTATCTTGCCGTACCAGCGCGAGCAGGCGGCGGTCGAAATCGTCGAGATCGATCATTTTTCGCATATAATAACAAATAGCGCGAAAATTGGTCGCACGCACGATCAATTTCGGCGCCTATGGCCGTGTCGGCCGGGGTAATGATCATGCGTCCGGGCAGGCTCTCTTCACCGCGAATCCGGGCACAGGAGACAGACGATGACCCTCTCGACCCCCGAAACGCACTGGATCGGCCGTATCTGGAACGCTGCCATCGAAGCCTCGGCGACCGCTGTCGCCATTCATTATGCGGCGCCCTGGCAGCAGGCAGCAGCCTTGCGGCACCCGGAACGGACCGTCCGCGACGCCTGCGCCGCCTGACGGTCCGCCCTGCCCGCAGCGGTCAGCAGCGACGCTTGCGATCGATCTCGCGGCCGAGCAGCGCGCCGCCGGCAGCGCCAAGGATCGTGCCGGTGGCGCGATCGCCGCGACGGTCGACTTCACGGCCGAGCAACGCGCCGGCAGCGCCGCCGACGATCAGCCCCGTCGTGCCGCTCGTGCGGCAGCCCCGATAATATCGTTTCTCGCGATGGCCCCGGTAATCGCGGCGATCGTGCCAGCGATCGTGGCCCCGGTCGCTATAATGCCCGTGCCGATGGTGGCGGCTTCGCGCATCGGCTTCGGTCGGCAAAGCCGCCAGCGTGGTCGCACCGATCAAGGCGGTCAGCGCCAGCCTCTTCATCAAAAACATCTTATGTCCTTCCATCCTGAACCCCCGCGACCGGAGTAAGGATGGAAAGCTGAACCCTGCCCGTCACGCCGCCGGCGCGAGCAGCGGCTGGCCGATGATTTTGGGCAGCCTGTCGCAACGCGTGCCGCGCGGCCGGTAAAGGTCAGGCGAAGACCCCGACGCTTTCGATGAACTTGATCACCGAAATCGGTTTCGAGACATAGGCCTCGGCGCCCGCCGCCTTGATCTGCTCTTCGTCGCCCTTCCCCGCATAGGCGGTCACCGCCATGATCGGGACGGCGCGCAGGGTTAGGTCGGCCTTCATCTGGCCGATCAACTCGAGTCCGCTGACATGCGGAAGCTGGATGTCCATGATGATAAGGTCGGGCGAAACCTCGCGCGCCTTCGCCAGCGCATCGCGCCCGTCGCGCACCGGATGCGCGCTGTAGCCATGGGCGTTGAGCAGGTCGCAGAAGAGGCGGAGGTTGAGCTCATTATCTTCGACGACCAGGATGGTCTTGCCCATGTTACTTATGTTCCCCACCTTGCGTGCGCGGCCCGTTTAGGCGAATCGGCCGCACGACACAATTGCATCGCGATGAAGGGACTTACGACTTGAACGATGGCGATGCCGCGCTGGCGCTCCAGGCGCTCGGCTGGATCCTGAGCGACGAACCGCGCGCCGAACGGCTGCTGGGCCTGACCGGGCTGGCGCCGGACGAACTGCGCGCTTCGCTCGGCGAGCAGGCGACGCTCGCCGCGATCCTTTCCTTCCTTACCGCCCACGAAAACGACCTTGTCGCCTGCGCCGATGCGTTGCAGGTGCCGCCCGCCAGCATTGCCGCTGCAGCCCAACGACTCGAAGGAACCATCGCATGAACCGCCCGCTCGTCATCACCGATTGCGACGAGGTGCTGATGCACATGGTCGTCCCCTTCGCCGAATGGGTCGACACCGAACATGGCGTTATCTTTCGTATCGAGGACGCGAGCTTCGCAAACGCGTTGAAGCGCAAGGAGTGCGGTACGCCGCTGGAAGCAGCCCAAGTATGGCCCCTGCTCGACGGTTTTTTCCGTACCGAAATGACGCGGCAATATCCGATCGTGGGCGCCTTGACGGCCATGGCCGCAATCGGCGCCGAGGCCGATATCGTCGTCCTCACCAATGTCGGTCCCGAACATCAGCAGGCGCGGATCGAACAGCTCGCGCTCCACGATTTCCACGCGCCGGTAATCGGCAGCCGCGGCGGCAAGGGCGAACCGGTGCGCCGCCTGATCGAGGAATATAAGCCGTCGGTCGCCGTCTTCATCGACGATCTGGCCGGCCATCATCAATCGGTCGCAGAGGTGGCGCCCGACGTATGGCGGCTGCACCTCGTCGGCGAACCGGCGATCGCGGACAAGATCACACCCGCCCGCTTTGCCCATGCGCGAATCGACGATTGGAAAGAGGCGCAGGGCTGGATATTGGCGCGCCTTGCCGAAAACATCCCCGCCCCGGCCCCCGAGCCGGTCTAATCAAGGAACATCCCATGGATATCGCCGCCAAAATCGCCGAACTCGGCCTCGAACTCCCCAAGCCCGCCGCGCCGGTCGCCGCCTATGTCCCCGTCGTCGAACATGGCGGCCTGCTTTACGTCAGCGGCCAATTGCCCTTCCGTGACGGACAGGTCGTCACCGGCCGCCTCGGCGAAGACCTCGATGTCGCGGGCGGACAGGATGCCGCGCAGCGCGTCGCACTGATGCTCGTCGCCCAGATCGGGCAGGCGCTCGGTGGCGACTGGTCGCGCCTTGAGCGCGTCGTCAAGCTCGGCGTGTTCGTCAACAGCACTCCCGGTTTCACCGATCAGGCAAAGGTCGCCAATGGC contains these protein-coding regions:
- a CDS encoding response regulator; its protein translation is MGKTILVVEDNELNLRLFCDLLNAHGYSAHPVRDGRDALAKAREVSPDLIIMDIQLPHVSGLELIGQMKADLTLRAVPIMAVTAYAGKGDEEQIKAAGAEAYVSKPISVIKFIESVGVFA
- a CDS encoding glycine zipper 2TM domain-containing protein, producing the protein MKRLALTALIGATTLAALPTEADARSRHHRHGHYSDRGHDRWHDRRDYRGHREKRYYRGCRTSGTTGLIVGGAAGALLGREVDRRGDRATGTILGAAGGALLGREIDRKRRC
- a CDS encoding HAD family hydrolase is translated as MNRPLVITDCDEVLMHMVVPFAEWVDTEHGVIFRIEDASFANALKRKECGTPLEAAQVWPLLDGFFRTEMTRQYPIVGALTAMAAIGAEADIVVLTNVGPEHQQARIEQLALHDFHAPVIGSRGGKGEPVRRLIEEYKPSVAVFIDDLAGHHQSVAEVAPDVWRLHLVGEPAIADKITPARFAHARIDDWKEAQGWILARLAENIPAPAPEPV
- a CDS encoding RidA family protein, which codes for MDIAAKIAELGLELPKPAAPVAAYVPVVEHGGLLYVSGQLPFRDGQVVTGRLGEDLDVAGGQDAAQRVALMLVAQIGQALGGDWSRLERVVKLGVFVNSTPGFTDQAKVANGASELFETLFGEAGRHARAAVGVAVLPLGAAVEADAIVAVKPA
- a CDS encoding Lrp/AsnC family transcriptional regulator, whose translation is MIDLDDFDRRLLALVRQDNLQPARILAEKVGLSLSAVLRRLRRLREEKVIIADIAVVDPALTGSALTMHILVRMQQAGPQTMDAFAREIARHPEITGAWDVTGDDDFLLKVQIGSMEEYDSFTRRALSEDKGVHSFKTLITIRHIIENDVARRPLRDA
- the rpmG gene encoding 50S ribosomal protein L33 → MAKPTTVKIKLVSTADTGFFYVTKKNPRTMTEKMSVRKYDPRVRKHVEFKEAKIK
- a CDS encoding DUF3572 family protein — encoded protein: MNDGDAALALQALGWILSDEPRAERLLGLTGLAPDELRASLGEQATLAAILSFLTAHENDLVACADALQVPPASIAAAAQRLEGTIA